From Spirochaetaceae bacterium, the proteins below share one genomic window:
- the frr gene encoding ribosome recycling factor has product MSTPYKDDAEAKMKKSLSSLKEEYNLIRGGKASAAIFDKIQVEHYGATTPLNQVASISVPEARVIVIQPWDKTALQAIEKAILSSDLSLNPNNDGKVIRINVPPLTEERRKDLVKQAKTLTEKHRVSVRNIRRDILEAAKKDNLPEDAEKKLKEEIQKLTDNYTKLIDEALSLKEKEILEI; this is encoded by the coding sequence ATGTCCACACCATATAAAGATGATGCCGAAGCTAAAATGAAAAAAAGCCTTAGCAGCTTAAAAGAAGAATACAATTTAATACGGGGCGGTAAAGCCAGCGCCGCTATTTTTGATAAAATACAGGTAGAGCACTATGGGGCAACTACTCCTTTAAATCAAGTGGCCAGCATTAGTGTGCCGGAGGCGCGGGTTATTGTGATTCAGCCGTGGGATAAAACGGCTCTGCAAGCCATCGAAAAAGCTATTTTAAGCAGCGATTTATCATTAAACCCTAATAACGATGGTAAAGTTATCCGTATTAATGTGCCGCCGCTCACCGAAGAACGCCGTAAAGATTTAGTTAAACAGGCTAAAACTTTAACCGAAAAACACCGTGTAAGTGTACGCAACATTCGGCGTGATATTTTAGAGGCCGCTAAAAAAGATAACTTACCGGAAGATGCCGAAAAAAAATTAAAAGAAGAAATTCAAAAATTAACTGATAACTATACCAAATTAATCGATGAAGCTTTATCTTTAAAAGAGAAAGAGATTTTGGAGATTTAA